The nucleotide sequence CTGTAATATTGCACGAAATTCAGTTCATTCTTTTTAACATAGGGGGGGAAAGCACTTGTTCTAACACAAGGCATCTCTACGACAGAATAGATATCATGAAATAACCAAGTATGACTATATTGTAAATGATAACGGGCGAATCAAGAGCTTAGTCACTCAGCAGAAAGTCAAAAGTCAAACACAGTTAAAGAGGTTGTCAATGCTGCTTGTGGAATGTCATCCCAGTTTTCCTGAACGGCTGGGTAAAGTTTACAGACATCGACAACAGGATCACGTTGTCAGATGTGGAAGATTTTCCGCTGTGACTGAAGACAAAGCAACTCTTCGTATACGTACTTCTTGAATCAGGTGTGAAAGGAAAGGGACAAGCATATTGAAAAGTTTCCAACAGACTCTGCCAATGTCTAGCttccaaaatgacatttattagcAATGTCTCTGGGCTCGACCCTTATCAGGCAAATGGTTCCATTTGATGAAGGTATACCACCAAAATGTTgctaataaatgtatttttgcaagttagaTCGTTGTGGAAATTCTGTTGCCTGACCTGCCAGCACTGAACATGCCGATTGCGAGTTCTtgccttcctccttcctctcgtcatctgtgtcatttgaataaagctccATTTTAAGGCCTTTTATAGTCACTGATCAAACGAGTGTCTGTGTACGGGTCACACTAACGGATCGTAGTGCTTTAAAGCCACGCCTGAAAAAGATATGAATTAAATCTAGGAATGAGAATTTGTCCCCAGATGAACAGCTCAATAACCTTTTGTGCACAACTGGCTAAATTTAACCCTATCTCTGAGTCCGAATCGGCAACCATTTGCATGCTgcgtttattttttttcagttacatCCCCCAGCTTCACCTGACATGAGATCCGGTCAGCTATAATGAAAACACCTTCAGTAAAGTATGACTGTTTAAATATCAGTCATCTTTTATACAGTGCAGTATTATGTGACCTGGTCATGTACCCACTGCTGCACAGGTAGCTATAAGCTGTTTGGTATTCTTACAGTGTTTTAGTTGTTACATTAAAAAGATCAAATGCGAGTTTTAAAGTGTATTAAAACTTCTTCCACACAGACGGCTAAACTCAAATACTGTGCAACGCTGGTGGGACGTACTCGTAGCTCCTTGTATATCCTAAAATTAAGctcacaatatattttttttgactAAATTAAACTCTCAATATTAAACAGAAGGAacaggattttcaaaataatggTTTTCTGCCAACTAATATGGCTGGTAGAGCAGACGACAGTTAAGCAGCCACAGTGATAGTTTGCCAGCTACTGCCCAGTCTGTGATCGCAGTACAATTATCTTCTTTCACCCATCCTCCATCTTTCTGTGCAACACAGACGTGATCTACCAAGTCTCACAAGGTCTTTCTTTTCCATTTGTGGATTGTTTCTGTATTTGGTTCCTGGTTAATTCTGCAGTCCACATACAGTCTTGTGTCAGTGGTTCTCAGCTGACCAACATGCCCTCTTTAGCAGCCAGGCGCTGCCGGTGTACGTGGTCCTGCTCCAGCTCTTCGTGACTCGGGTGCCAGAGCCGCGACAGGATGCGCTCCATGTTGAGGGCATACATGGTGTGGGAGGGCATCACACCATGATGAACCTACGACGGACAGATATTAGAAATGTTAGATAAAACTACTTCATCAAAAATGTGAAGAATTCCAGAGATATGCAGCAGTAGTAGAGGTGCAAACACAGTTCATCCATATGACAAAAAAGCAGCATCTAGAGTATGAGATAGCAAAGTATTAATATTAGATATTTCTGTTGAAACAGCTAAGAAGTACAAGGTCTTGACTTCTGGTTGCAAATAACAGCTGAGTTTAGCAGTTCAATTGCTGATAAATCTGTAGATGCTTTCCTCAGTCAATGGTTTGAGTAGATTTCTCACTATTTTGTTCAGAAAATAGTGAGAAATGCCTCTTAGAATGaacaaatgcattaaaatagCTCTACTTTGTCCAATTAACAGTCCATATCTCCCTAAAAACTATCATTAAGACACCAAACAACAGCAAATCCTTACAGAAGCTCGAACAACAGCACTTTCCTTGAAAAGTTACTTAACTGACTAATTGTTTCAGCTCTGTTATAGACTACAGGAAGTATCAGTCACACCGAAGCATTTGATATAGCTTGTGTAAAATGCgagcaaaaataaattcaaGAGATTTGTAAAAGTGCAATATGGCATGAGGACAATGCAGACACGAGATAGCTACATGTTTGTAAAATGAACCTCACcttcaaaatttgaaaaaaaaaaattgcccacTTGCTTGGGAATATCAAAATTCTATCTGATAAATTTCATTTACGGTTGTTCCAAAGACACTAAATGCCTAATTTAATACAAGATGCTGAGTCTGGAGACATATATCAGCACATTTTCCTTACCTGTAAAGCCTCGAGAAGATCAAACATGCTGATTGGAGGGAGGGGAGCAGGAAGACTGTCAGCAGAACAAGCCAGCAAGTGCACAGCTTGTTGCTCAGCCTCATCAGGTGACACTTGAGGTGGGGGACCGGCTGGGAGAGAAGCACTTGGAGGGGgactaaaagacaaaacatcaaaGCGCACTGAAAATAATATctgtatgcatgtgtttgtatatGAAACGTATACCTGTAATTTGTATGCACTACTATTAATCTTTATTGATATCATATGACCAGTTAACTGTAAGTAGAGCAAAGTTTAATAGGTAGAGTTAAACATTTATACGCGTATCAGCTGCTTTCTCTTATATTGAACTTGCATAATGCTCATAAGACAATAAAGGCTGGAGTGGTGCCCCTACCATTCAGTAACACTGTGGTAAGCAGCAAGGCTGTTTTTCAGATAAGGCTGAGGTGTGACGTCGCTGCCAAATGCGTAGGGGAAATGACCATCTCGTAGTCGATAAGCCTTCCTCCGCGTGATCACAGCGGTCAGGACATCTTTCAAGTGGTgctgaaataaatcaaagaatCAAGGATTTCATACACTTCACTTCTGGTCACAAACTGACTCAACTTCATGGCTTTGTACAGCCGAAACTGATCCAATGCTGTAATTGTGAGGATCTACAATGTCCAGACAGTGTGAGAGAGGTAGTGGGACTCTCATTTAGGAAAAACTAAATggtaaaataatacaaagagcagagagaaagcGGGGAGTGCAAGGGTTGCGACAAAGATTCAtgggttttaaaatgtttgataaGAAGTTGCACAATCTGCTACTTTGCGGACTGCTGCTGTTAGCATATTAGGCAAGCTCGCTCctacagctgatttttaaaacCCCACCCACATCACATCTTGTGTCCAACTGCTTTTGGCCGTTCCACTTGTCACTAGACAGATTTTGGTCTGAGCCACAAGACTTTGGTCAATCTCCTGAGAGAACACAATTTCCAGTCCTTCATAGTAGATGgtacaaaaaagaaattaatgcGTACATTTATGCCACTTTATGGATGTTTAAATgcacaatgttaaaaaaaaagttaagctGACGATGAGAAAAAAAGTTTCCTCAACATTCCTTCGTATTTTATACATTTGTACTAAAGGTATGGGCCAATTGCAATATTTCTTTACAAAAATTGGATTttcaacaaagaaaataattagctacatttatatatttatataagtATGACCTCGTAATTTTCAGAAGCAAAATTCTGTGAAGAATTTTGAAAAGAACCTCATTAAATATACTCTATGATAAAGTATACAAGGACGCAATACATTGCACTAGAATATATAAACAGGTACAAGAAATCCCCACTGGAGGTAACAAGCGAAATACTGTATTGTTACTTGTACACATCTGGAAAGTCATACATGTATTTCGACATTTATGTACACTGGTCATGAGACACCATCCCCCTGTGGTCTTCTCGTAGACAGTTAGTACACACCTCTACAGCGTAGATCATGGTGCCGATGGCATCGTCTGTGATGTTATCCAGCCCCAGCTCAAAGGCAGTCACCATCATGCGAGCCTCCAGCTGGCCCCGTGTGGGCAGCAGCATAGTGTGGGCGCTCAGacgcagctcctcctcctcacctcccaCCTCTCGTGGGCTGAATGGCTGGGCAGCACTCAGAGGATTCTGAGGCTGGAAACGATGCTGAAAGTCCAAAGAGAACATACAATCATCAGAATTATACATTCAGTCAACTGTTCAAGGACCTAGCGATCAATTTAGAGACCAATAACCATGAAAATCTTCATGTCAAGTCAAAGTTTAAGTAACTACCCTACTTGAAATTTTAGCCAAGTTGACGTTAACTTAAACATACCTAGGCTCTGTAGTGATGAAAATGAGCATAAGAACTTACATCAAATTTTTGTCTGGAGGAACATTTCTTCTTCCCTTTTGGTTTGCCGGGCTTTGAAGCACAGCTACCTTGCCACTGCAGTGGTCCTGTGCCCTCTAGAGGcaagaataaaaatacacaacacgAGGCATTGAAACACAAGtgctttttaaaagaatatttccctacagtaaaatattcagaatttcACATATTGGTAACCTTTAACTGACTCTGGACTTCATCACCAACAATATGCTTAAATCCAGTAGATGGATACAGAATGAACCCATGCACTTCATTCAATCCACTATAAAAcccaaatttaacaaaaacagaagctCAAATGCAGCTTTAGAAATATttggttattttaaaaatcataccTGGTGTGGAGACAATGATCTGGCATCGTGTGAGAATGGCCAGGAGGAAATCATTATGAACATGGactgtagaagaagaagagaaacagaataagccacattttttacagaaacaatCACAGCCGAGAATAGCTTTTTCCTGGATACTCACCATTCTCTTGTGCCAACAGACGACGTGCCTCAATATCAAACTCTTCCTTGCTGATTTTTTGCTTGAACCATAGCTTCAGGTTTGCCCAGTAGCTGTAAGGAGGtaataaagagaaaacatcaGTACAGGACAGACACGAATTACTCACTTAAGGTGCAGTTACAACATTCTTTTCACTGTTTACAGAAAGTTTTGTCCAGGATGACCACGTGTCCCATTTTATTTGGAAGTACACAACATTTTTATCCCTTGTCCCACCTATTAAGGTTATGTTTCAATTGGCTGAagtattaaaaatgcaaacactgcAATATAGagacttctgttttttgtcgaACAGCtgtcaagaaacatttttagaaaagtttttccattaaaatttatttgtttttttgacatacTACCCTAGACTCACTCTCAATTCTATACGCTATAAAATTTTTCTAAATTACCAGTTGTATATTCAAAGGAGTGGAAGTCATGGGTtgaatttcttgcattttttcttgaatttccaTAGGTTTGAACTTCTCTGTTCTATTTTACTATGCACaatttaatcaaataaaaagtgtttttctatAATAACAGGTTATTATTTGGGAGATTTTCCAGTTTCCCAACAGCAACATTATTATGTGTCTGGATGTGCTATAGACCATAACCTCTCTAATCATTAAAGTCACCACCAAAATATGGTAACAGGGAGCCaagtaacaatgaaaacaacaaatttattGTACCATAATGGTGTTGTTGCATAACTGATCATCACAAGTGGacagaattacatttttgaaactgcaaacaaacataGATGTATAGATGTCCTGCCTGTAGGTGCACTTTTTCCTGTCAAATACATTGCAGCAGCTCTTCTCCTGTGCTGTTCTGAATGGTGTTCTAGTAATCAAAATATTAACTGTATCAGTTTCTGCACACCACACACTTCGTTTGTTaactacaaaacaagaaactgaaatatATCTGTATATGATTCCTTCAATGTCATAGATTTCAACAAGCCTCTATACTACAACATCATAAAAGAATTCCAGAAATTCAGCTAGATTTTCAGTGGCCTAATATTGTCACTCCTATAAGAAATGTCCTTTAGCACCCCTGCTCCTCGGTGATGTAGGCGTATACAaccaaatatttaaatcaggagTATTAAACAGCTGCTTTGCTCCTGTTCCCCGCTTCTAGTTTCACTTACTGTGGAGGCTCTACAAATCCTACATTGTTTAAGCGCATGCGACTATTAAAGATTAAGACGACAGGATGTAACATAACTCGCATTTGTTATGCATCACCTCTAGGGCATATAATAAACACTGCACAGCTGTAAAAGTCTTGCCATAGTGAtgactgctgctgaggaacaacGCTGCAAACGTTAGCAAATGCTAGCTAGGTGCTAATGCGCAAAGAGCGTACTTTATGAACTGTTCTCCATTTAAGCGGcaaacaaataagacaaaactcAAACTCATAAAcgggaaacacacacaaacacagatttacTTACTGCTTCACGTTATCGCCTATCGCATCTGTTAAATTCTTCTTTGCAATCTCCAGCTCGCTAGCATGAGCCGCCATAGCGTTCACAAACGGCTACACATGCGTCATCATCTTGCGACACCGACTTTTTTGTTCGCATCTTTTTCTGTAAACTTTATGGTAGTAAACAAGTTTTACAAACAcggtgaaaaatgtcacagcatttaagAAGTGGGGTATAatttatttagattaaaaaatattGAACACGATTGAAGTATtagtaaattaaaataaacacagttttaGATAAATAGATATCCTTAGGGGCACCATCAACAAGgcaaaataaactaaatcaaAATGAGGGGGACAAATAGGTCCTTTCCATTCATGAATGATTCAAATGATTAAAGTTATAGCTACAACAACTGACTGATTAACTGACTAGTTGTCAACTGTCAAATTACTGGCCAAATACTTTGATGATCGATTAACGGGTTTGAGTAATTTCTttagataaataaaaagcttaaattctctgattctagcttcttaaatgtaagtattttctgtttcctctgtgaccataaattgaatatatttgggtcGTGGACAAAATATGACATTCAAAGACTTCATCTGGTGCTtcaggaaacactgatcaacatttgacaaatcaaaaaaataaacaataaattaatagacaataaaaaaaatttgcttttaATCCCAACCCTAATTAAAACCACcatacaccatgaagacaaaaggtATGGTTTGGTAGTGGAACTACTCATCCACTAGATGGCATTATGGTATGATTTAAATTCTGTACAACCCAGTCTAATTGGTACAATTTCTAGCTTTTCCCTCAACACTCATTTAATGTCTAATTTTGTAGAGTCTTAcctttaattttgaaattagTCAGGTAATTTGTTAGAGTACATCTATAGTGTAGTAGAGTATTGCCTCAATAATAACAGTTAAATTAATCATGTAAATGTACACCATTACAAATATTGTAGAATTTTAATGTTAGGGAAAATGTGTCTAATAAATAACATTGTGGgctcttaaccttaatatttaaattagtattttatatAATGGGGTAGGTTCTTATCATAAACTTGGCAGATGAATTTATACCAATCATATTTCTCTACTGGACAGTATTTTGGCTCAAAGtctgttgatttaaatattctgtgtaaataaagataacttgacttgacttgacttgacaAGGCAGAATCAGCTGTTCTGTAGCTCATTATTTGTCAGATTCAACATGCTTTACTCCCAAAACATAGCTGATAAGGAACTGGCGCCTGAGCTGATGTGTATAAAATATGGCTGTAGGCTCGGGTGCAACTCCAATCAGTGCCAAAAATGTGActaaagctttttttaaaaaatacatcccATGGACAGGGAGAAGTGCTGCAACCCTTTGCAACAAAGTTACagtaaatttaatttgtctCTTTTCCAGGCATGAGGATCTTCCAGCATTTTACTGCTCATTAAAGTTAATATAAAGTGGATTTGTTTTTCTGGTCCCCTGACTCCAGAAGTACCACTTTTAATGATCTCAGTAACTTCTTTCCAATATAGCCTTGCTTCTGCCAGAATCTGAGTGGTTTCATCAAAATTGGAAAAGGGTTTTATTAAACATATTTCTATCAAATCAGACTTTAACAACAGAAATTCCTGCGTTGCTAAAAATTCACTCACATCTTCAGCTAAACTGGAACACAGCGGCTAAAATATGACCTCCTACCTCTACTTGTAGAGAGTAGAGAATGTATATCTTATCCTATCATCAAAATATAAGTTCAATTCTCCACCAGGCTGGATGCAAAGCATTTCTGTGGCTCCTTCTGTTGTCCTTTGTGGCACTTTGGTTCATACCTCTCTGGAGCAGGTTTAAGCTGGGGGGCCCTTTTGTTTTTCCCTGTTCTGAGTGTGGTATAAAAACAGTTGAGCAGCCGGGGTGATCGCTCCTTCGGCTCTGTCTCCCCAGGCGGTCGTGAAGTCTTAAACAGACCTTCATGACTCACACCATTCATCACAATAAGTGGAATCATATATCCAGAACACATACAGTTAACAGCCATACTGTAGGCTATTAGTGGGCCCTCAGCTCAGTGAGTAATGCTGACTCTACAGTGTTCTGAGGTCATGCTTCTTTACAGAGGAGACCCATTTGATCATGTAAAGGGTTTCAAGGTTTGAGTCTAGAATAAACAAGCATGTCATAACAACTGCATGAACAATGAAAACCATCTGCATTTTTTAGCCACTAATAGAC is from Amphiprion ocellaris isolate individual 3 ecotype Okinawa chromosome 10, ASM2253959v1, whole genome shotgun sequence and encodes:
- the tada1 gene encoding transcriptional adapter 1: MAAHASELEIAKKNLTDAIGDNVKHYWANLKLWFKQKISKEEFDIEARRLLAQENVHVHNDFLLAILTRCQIIVSTPEGTGPLQWQGSCASKPGKPKGKKKCSSRQKFDHRFQPQNPLSAAQPFSPREVGGEEEELRLSAHTMLLPTRGQLEARMMVTAFELGLDNITDDAIGTMIYAVEHHLKDVLTAVITRRKAYRLRDGHFPYAFGSDVTPQPYLKNSLAAYHSVTECPPPSASLPAGPPPQVSPDEAEQQAVHLLACSADSLPAPLPPISMFDLLEALQVHHGVMPSHTMYALNMERILSRLWHPSHEELEQDHVHRQRLAAKEGMLVS